One Sagittula stellata E-37 genomic window carries:
- a CDS encoding GcrA family cell cycle regulator produces MSWTDERVEMLKKMWSEGQSASQIAKELGGVTRNAVIGKVHRLGLSNRAGSAPAPAEAKPEAKPQAAKPKPAPKPAAASEAKPAEPAPAPAAAAPAPQSPARKQIIPAGQPLPPQPSTNEISPEALAKVNEVEKKAKKLTLMELTERTCKWPVGDPATEDFWFCGLPVQQGKPYCEAHVGVAFQPMSARRDRRR; encoded by the coding sequence ATGTCGTGGACAGATGAACGCGTGGAAATGCTCAAGAAGATGTGGTCGGAGGGTCAGTCGGCCAGCCAGATCGCAAAAGAGCTGGGCGGCGTGACCCGCAACGCGGTGATCGGGAAGGTACATCGCCTCGGGCTGTCGAACCGCGCGGGCAGCGCGCCCGCTCCGGCAGAAGCGAAGCCGGAAGCCAAGCCGCAGGCGGCCAAGCCGAAACCGGCGCCGAAGCCCGCCGCTGCCTCCGAAGCCAAACCGGCAGAGCCCGCGCCGGCACCCGCTGCGGCCGCACCCGCGCCGCAGTCCCCGGCGCGCAAGCAGATCATTCCGGCGGGCCAGCCTCTGCCGCCGCAGCCTTCTACCAACGAGATCAGCCCTGAGGCGCTGGCGAAAGTCAACGAAGTCGAAAAGAAGGCGAAGAAGCTGACCCTGATGGAATTGACCGAACGGACCTGCAAGTGGCCGGTCGGCGATCCCGCGACGGAGGACTTCTGGTTCTGCGGGCTGCCCGTCCAGCAGGGCAAGCCCTACTGCGAGGCCCACGTCGGCGTCGCGTTCCAGCCGATGAGCGCGCGCCGCGACCGGCGGCGGTAA
- a CDS encoding universal stress protein — translation MFDNILLPIDLNHPSSWEKALPMAQKLSGETGTIHLLGIVHDIGAASIAAFLPADFETKALQKMKSDLDAFIASKLTEGSKALAHVGHGHIPEHILSAANDLGADLIVMASHPPEELMTFLVSSNADKVVRHAKQPVLVVR, via the coding sequence ATGTTCGACAACATCCTCTTGCCGATTGATCTGAACCACCCGTCTTCCTGGGAAAAGGCCCTGCCGATGGCGCAGAAGCTGAGCGGTGAAACGGGTACGATCCACCTTCTCGGCATCGTCCACGACATCGGCGCCGCCTCGATCGCTGCCTTCCTGCCAGCGGACTTCGAAACCAAGGCCTTGCAGAAGATGAAGTCCGATCTCGACGCCTTCATCGCCAGCAAGTTGACGGAAGGGAGCAAAGCCTTGGCCCATGTCGGTCACGGACATATCCCTGAACACATCTTGTCTGCGGCCAACGACCTTGGGGCGGACCTGATTGTCATGGCCTCCCATCCGCCGGAAGAGCTGATGACCTTCCTTGTGAGTTCAAACGCCGACAAGGTGGTGCGTCACGCAAAGCAACCGGTGCTGGTGGTGCGCTGA
- a CDS encoding carbon-nitrogen hydrolase family protein, giving the protein MTPFAIAGVQMHVAALHSNVEGMRHRIEVLMARFPWTQMVLFSELAPYGPLDRFALPFPNDALQQFQDDARRYGIWLIPGSMFERTEDGRIFNTSVVINPDGDIVAKYSKMFPFRPYEAGISAGTNFCVFDVPEVGRFGLSICYDIWFPETTRQLTSQGVEVLLHPVLTGTTDRDAELAIARATAAQFQCYVFDVNGLAAGGVGRSLVVDPSATVLHQSAGQEDMFPIEVDLEQVRRQRETGLKGLGQVLKSFRDREADFTVYNRASGADAYLNTLGPLEMPRQGATRGLRTSDPRTALGYSEHPDAPPQNISVFHGKTGSE; this is encoded by the coding sequence ATGACACCCTTCGCCATCGCGGGCGTGCAGATGCACGTTGCGGCCCTGCATTCCAACGTAGAAGGCATGCGCCACAGGATCGAAGTCCTGATGGCCCGCTTTCCCTGGACGCAGATGGTCCTGTTTTCCGAGCTGGCGCCCTACGGTCCCCTGGATCGTTTTGCCCTGCCTTTCCCGAACGACGCCCTGCAACAGTTTCAGGACGATGCCCGCCGCTACGGGATCTGGCTGATCCCCGGCTCCATGTTCGAGCGCACCGAAGACGGGCGCATTTTCAACACCTCTGTGGTCATCAACCCCGATGGCGACATCGTGGCTAAGTACTCGAAGATGTTCCCTTTCCGCCCCTATGAGGCGGGCATCTCTGCCGGGACCAACTTCTGCGTTTTCGATGTGCCCGAAGTGGGCCGCTTCGGCCTGTCGATCTGCTATGACATCTGGTTCCCGGAAACCACGCGCCAGCTGACCAGCCAGGGCGTGGAGGTCCTGCTGCACCCGGTCCTGACCGGCACCACGGATCGCGACGCGGAACTGGCCATCGCCCGTGCGACCGCTGCGCAGTTCCAGTGCTACGTCTTCGACGTGAACGGTCTGGCGGCAGGCGGGGTCGGGCGTTCGCTTGTTGTCGATCCTTCGGCCACCGTGCTGCACCAGTCGGCCGGGCAGGAGGACATGTTCCCGATCGAGGTCGACCTGGAGCAGGTCCGCCGCCAGCGCGAGACTGGTCTGAAAGGTCTGGGGCAGGTGCTGAAGAGCTTCCGCGATCGCGAGGCCGACTTCACGGTATACAACCGCGCAAGTGGTGCCGATGCCTATCTCAACACGCTTGGACCATTGGAAATGCCGCGACAGGGGGCCACGCGCGGGCTGAGGACATCGGATCCTCGGACGGCGCTCGGATATTCCGAGCACCCCGACGCCCCACCTCAGAATATCTCGGTTTTCCACGGCAAGACCGGATCGGAGTGA
- a CDS encoding biotin carboxylase, translating into MAKKTLKNISEIRRYFHTNKDPIYFVSATNFNLLGLDEWVKNFKYICYMDCFDGRHPNVFVPSEMPHDEFQSIEDINNYLLQHKEVVDLVKSRGGKPKFVFLMFDEKTEKLAKDLGGEVWFPKAKLRTAMDNKIETVRVGNKADVPSVPNTLSEVKDYAHLQEICEEAGLGDDLVLQSAFGDSGHTTFFIKSEADFRKYEHDIVGEGEIKIMKRIDCRGSAIEACATSQGTIVGPLMTELVGFKELTPYRGGWCGNEIFSTAFSPKQRQKARALTFQFGEQLRKEGYRGYFELDFLIDKKNDDIWLGELNPRITGASSMTNHAAFAHADAPLFLFHLLEFSKKPFELDVDELNARWADPDMIDSWSQMVIKHTEDSVDIITEAPQSGIYRMNDDGSVEFNRFDYHRRAVETENEAFFLRISNVGDYRYEGADLGILVTRGRSMTQSFQLTEKSKRWIDGIKASYKARALPSATAFEDPAFKIM; encoded by the coding sequence ATGGCCAAGAAAACACTGAAGAACATTTCTGAGATCCGTCGGTATTTCCACACCAACAAGGATCCAATCTATTTCGTGTCAGCCACGAACTTCAACCTGCTCGGGCTCGACGAATGGGTGAAGAACTTCAAGTACATATGCTACATGGATTGCTTCGACGGGCGCCATCCGAACGTCTTCGTGCCATCGGAGATGCCACATGACGAGTTCCAGTCCATCGAGGACATCAACAACTACCTGCTCCAACACAAGGAGGTCGTGGACCTCGTGAAGTCACGCGGCGGCAAGCCGAAGTTCGTCTTCCTGATGTTCGACGAAAAGACCGAGAAGCTTGCCAAGGACCTGGGCGGCGAGGTCTGGTTCCCCAAGGCCAAATTGCGCACTGCGATGGACAACAAGATCGAGACGGTTCGCGTCGGCAACAAGGCCGATGTGCCGTCCGTGCCGAACACCCTGTCGGAAGTGAAGGACTACGCGCACCTGCAGGAGATCTGCGAGGAGGCGGGGCTGGGCGACGACCTCGTGCTGCAGTCCGCCTTTGGCGACAGCGGCCACACCACCTTCTTCATCAAGTCCGAGGCCGATTTCCGCAAGTACGAGCACGACATCGTCGGCGAGGGCGAGATCAAGATCATGAAGCGCATCGACTGCCGCGGTTCGGCGATCGAAGCGTGCGCAACGTCGCAGGGCACCATCGTCGGCCCGCTGATGACAGAACTGGTGGGGTTCAAGGAACTGACACCATATCGCGGCGGCTGGTGCGGGAACGAGATCTTCTCCACCGCGTTTAGTCCCAAGCAGCGTCAGAAGGCGCGTGCGCTCACCTTCCAGTTCGGCGAACAGCTTCGCAAGGAAGGCTACCGGGGGTACTTCGAGCTGGACTTCCTCATCGACAAGAAGAACGACGACATCTGGTTGGGCGAACTGAACCCGCGCATCACCGGCGCATCGTCGATGACGAACCACGCCGCTTTTGCCCATGCCGACGCGCCGCTCTTCCTGTTCCACCTGCTGGAGTTCTCGAAGAAGCCCTTCGAACTCGACGTGGATGAACTGAACGCCCGCTGGGCCGATCCCGACATGATCGATTCCTGGAGCCAGATGGTCATCAAGCACACCGAAGACAGCGTCGACATCATCACCGAGGCGCCGCAGTCCGGCATTTACCGGATGAACGACGACGGTTCTGTCGAATTCAACCGTTTCGACTATCACCGCCGCGCGGTGGAGACCGAGAACGAGGCCTTCTTCCTCCGCATCTCCAATGTGGGCGATTATCGCTACGAAGGCGCCGATCTGGGCATCCTCGTCACCCGTGGCCGGTCCATGACGCAGAGTTTCCAGTTGACCGAAAAGTCCAAGCGCTGGATTGACGGCATCAAGGCCAGCTACAAGGCACGGGCTTTGCCCTCGGCCACTGCGTTCGAGGACCCGGCCTTCAAGATCATGTAG
- a CDS encoding aminotransferase class I/II-fold pyridoxal phosphate-dependent enzyme, with protein MNSQPGDRSLPSINEYYSATQLRSDRWSALREAAEGLSREGAEGRKGKKLLQTAEHLFDSLEVIEAYWAFPGASSFAHLRRLLNHGNYDELLTAVRRVARALASGAYRRRTVPLSSDELDNEDFEDEAALSPEARALGRPYFEVLIVDDVSEQQERFLRHSLLRMRRSEDPFIYEPVVVPSIEDALIGILFNHNVQAVVVRPGLALKSRNDLPILSRYLKRVGDPEDVEAIQPHEYGPEACRLIARVRPELDAYLITDRSAEDIAGLDLGICRRVFYNQEDFLELHLNILRGVNRRYKTPFFTALKEYSKQPTGVFHAMPISRGKSISRSHWIQDMGAFYGPNIFLAETSATSGGLDSLLEPRGPIKEAQDMAARAFGAKHTYFATNGTSTCNKIVTQAVVRPGDIVLVDRDCHKSHHYGMVLAGANVVYMDSYPLHQFSMYGAVPLTEIKHHLLKLKAAGKLDRVRMITLTNCTFDGLVYNVQRVMEECLAIKKDLVFLWDEAWFGFARFEPTYRQRTAMATANTLREKLKEPETAAAWEAQQAKLADASDEEWMNTRLVPPPDARVRVYATQSTHKTLTALRQGSMIHVNDQDFKGEVEQAFHEAFMTHTSTSPNYQIIASLDVGRRQVELEGFEFVQRQVESAMSIRRAVSTHPLLEKYFQVLTIADVVPETYRASESTHYYDPRQGWTDKWAMWAEDEFVLDPTRITLAVGGTGWDGDTFKTKILMDKYGIQINKTSRNSVLFMTNIGTTRSSVAYLIEVLVEIANELDDLLDDASKMERRSFENRVAALVEHVPPLPDFSRFHDAFRADGDTPEGDIRTAYFLAYEEDNCDYLALDDALMERLESGEELVSTSFIIPYPPGFPILVPGQVISPEILKFMRALDVSEIHGYRADLGLRVFTKAALDAVMSKKS; from the coding sequence ATGAACTCTCAACCCGGCGACAGATCGCTTCCGTCGATCAACGAATACTACAGCGCGACCCAGCTTCGTTCCGACAGGTGGAGCGCGCTCAGGGAAGCCGCCGAGGGGTTGTCGCGTGAAGGCGCGGAAGGTCGCAAGGGCAAAAAACTGCTCCAGACCGCCGAGCACCTCTTCGACTCGCTCGAAGTGATCGAGGCCTACTGGGCCTTTCCCGGGGCCAGCAGCTTTGCCCATCTGCGCAGGTTGCTGAACCATGGCAATTACGATGAACTTTTGACGGCGGTGCGCCGGGTGGCGCGCGCCCTCGCCTCGGGGGCGTACCGCCGCCGCACCGTGCCGCTTTCCTCCGACGAACTCGACAACGAGGATTTCGAGGACGAAGCCGCGTTGTCGCCGGAGGCGCGCGCGCTCGGGCGTCCCTATTTCGAGGTGCTGATCGTCGATGACGTCAGCGAACAGCAGGAGCGTTTCCTGCGCCACAGCCTGTTGCGGATGCGCCGGTCGGAGGATCCGTTCATCTACGAGCCGGTCGTCGTCCCGTCTATCGAGGACGCGCTGATCGGCATCCTGTTCAACCACAACGTCCAGGCGGTGGTGGTACGGCCGGGGCTGGCCCTGAAGTCGCGCAACGACCTGCCGATCCTGTCGCGCTATCTTAAGCGTGTCGGCGATCCTGAAGATGTCGAAGCCATCCAGCCGCACGAATACGGTCCCGAAGCCTGTCGGCTGATCGCGCGGGTCCGTCCGGAACTGGATGCGTATCTCATCACGGATCGTTCGGCAGAGGACATCGCAGGTCTCGATCTGGGGATCTGTCGGCGCGTCTTCTACAATCAGGAAGACTTCCTGGAATTGCACCTGAACATCCTACGCGGCGTGAACCGGCGCTATAAGACGCCGTTTTTCACCGCGTTGAAGGAGTATTCCAAGCAACCCACGGGCGTCTTCCACGCCATGCCGATCTCGCGCGGGAAGTCGATCAGCCGGTCGCACTGGATTCAGGACATGGGCGCGTTCTACGGCCCCAACATATTCCTCGCCGAAACATCGGCTACGTCCGGCGGGCTCGACAGTCTGCTGGAACCGCGCGGTCCGATCAAGGAAGCGCAGGACATGGCGGCGCGGGCGTTCGGAGCCAAGCACACGTACTTCGCCACCAACGGGACATCGACCTGCAACAAGATCGTCACGCAGGCGGTGGTCAGGCCGGGCGACATCGTGCTTGTCGACCGGGACTGCCACAAGTCGCACCATTACGGCATGGTGCTGGCCGGGGCGAACGTCGTCTACATGGACAGCTACCCGCTGCACCAGTTCTCGATGTACGGCGCGGTGCCGCTGACCGAGATCAAGCACCACCTGCTCAAACTGAAGGCCGCGGGCAAGCTGGACCGCGTGCGCATGATAACCCTGACCAACTGCACGTTCGATGGACTGGTCTACAACGTGCAGCGGGTGATGGAGGAATGCCTCGCCATCAAGAAGGACCTCGTCTTCCTTTGGGATGAGGCATGGTTCGGGTTCGCCCGGTTCGAGCCGACCTACCGCCAGCGCACCGCCATGGCGACGGCCAACACATTGCGTGAGAAGCTGAAAGAACCAGAGACCGCCGCAGCCTGGGAAGCGCAGCAGGCCAAGCTTGCCGACGCCAGCGATGAAGAGTGGATGAACACGCGGCTGGTGCCGCCGCCCGATGCCCGTGTGCGGGTCTACGCGACGCAATCGACGCACAAGACGCTGACGGCGTTGCGACAGGGCTCGATGATCCACGTCAACGATCAGGACTTCAAGGGCGAGGTGGAACAGGCCTTCCACGAAGCCTTCATGACCCACACGTCGACATCGCCCAACTACCAGATCATCGCCTCGCTCGACGTGGGGCGCAGGCAGGTGGAGCTTGAGGGGTTCGAGTTCGTGCAGCGGCAGGTCGAAAGCGCCATGTCGATCCGGCGCGCGGTTTCGACCCATCCGTTGCTGGAGAAGTACTTCCAGGTGCTGACCATCGCGGACGTGGTGCCGGAAACGTATCGGGCCAGCGAGTCGACGCATTACTACGATCCGCGGCAGGGGTGGACCGACAAATGGGCGATGTGGGCAGAGGACGAATTCGTGCTCGATCCCACGCGGATCACGCTTGCCGTGGGTGGCACCGGCTGGGACGGCGACACCTTCAAGACCAAGATCCTGATGGACAAATACGGCATCCAGATCAACAAGACCTCGCGCAACTCCGTTCTGTTCATGACGAACATCGGCACGACGCGGTCTTCGGTCGCTTACCTCATCGAAGTGCTGGTGGAGATCGCGAACGAACTGGACGATCTCCTGGACGATGCCTCCAAGATGGAGCGGAGATCCTTCGAGAACCGCGTTGCCGCATTGGTGGAACACGTCCCGCCGTTGCCTGACTTCAGCCGGTTCCACGACGCTTTCCGTGCAGATGGCGACACGCCCGAGGGCGATATCCGGACGGCCTACTTCCTGGCCTACGAAGAAGACAACTGCGACTATCTCGCGCTGGACGACGCATTGATGGAGCGGCTCGAAAGCGGCGAGGAACTCGTATCGACGAGTTTCATCATTCCTTACCCGCCGGGCTTCCCGATCCTCGTGCCCGGGCAGGTGATCAGCCCCGAAATCCTGAAATTCATGCGCGCGCTCGATGTCAGCGAAATCCACGGATACCGGGCCGATCTCGGCCTGCGCGTCTTTACCAAAGCCGCGCTCGATGCCGTGATGTCAAAGAAATCCTGA
- a CDS encoding C45 family autoproteolytic acyltransferase/hydolase — protein MLFRAIHEDEPGPKWSGLFSEYRNAYLTWWAREGVAVRPTYMEGLNAMRTHMPEIVPLYERLVELAGGGDREARFLSFYCPPRYLTGCSQAIWPGDKPLMVRNYDYNPHAVDAVLLRTRWQGRRVIGMSDGLFGLVDGMNEDGLAVSLTFGGRREAGVGFGVPLLLRYILQTCTTVPEAIDVLARVPSHMSYNVTVLDAERRFATAYLAPDRAPQITHAAVATNHQERVEWRSHARLTATVERERYLLQRLTLHPEPEDKFIRAFLRPPLYSLAFDRGFGTLYTAAYRPRTGRVEVFWPGRQWSKSFDAFEEGVMSIAYPQMTTAPAHYPGGA, from the coding sequence ATGCTGTTCCGCGCCATCCATGAAGATGAGCCCGGGCCGAAATGGTCCGGGCTTTTCTCGGAATACCGCAACGCCTACCTGACCTGGTGGGCGCGCGAAGGCGTGGCCGTGCGTCCGACCTACATGGAAGGTCTGAACGCGATGCGCACCCACATGCCGGAAATCGTGCCGCTCTATGAGCGGTTGGTCGAATTGGCGGGGGGGGGCGATCGCGAGGCGCGGTTTCTCAGTTTCTACTGCCCGCCGCGGTATCTGACCGGGTGCAGTCAGGCGATCTGGCCCGGCGACAAGCCGTTGATGGTGCGAAACTACGACTACAATCCGCACGCGGTCGATGCGGTTCTGCTCCGGACACGTTGGCAGGGGCGGCGGGTGATCGGCATGTCGGACGGGCTGTTCGGGCTGGTGGACGGGATGAACGAGGACGGGCTTGCGGTCTCGCTGACCTTCGGTGGGCGGCGCGAAGCCGGTGTCGGGTTCGGCGTGCCGCTTTTGCTGCGCTACATTCTCCAGACTTGCACCACGGTGCCCGAGGCCATCGACGTGTTGGCGCGCGTGCCCAGCCACATGAGCTACAACGTCACCGTGCTGGATGCGGAACGGCGGTTCGCGACCGCCTATCTGGCCCCGGACCGGGCGCCACAGATCACCCACGCGGCCGTCGCGACCAACCACCAGGAGCGGGTCGAATGGCGCAGCCACGCACGGCTGACCGCGACCGTCGAACGTGAACGCTACCTGTTGCAAAGGCTCACGCTGCATCCGGAGCCGGAGGACAAGTTCATCCGTGCTTTCCTGCGTCCGCCGCTCTATTCGCTGGCCTTCGACCGCGGGTTCGGCACGCTCTACACCGCCGCGTACAGGCCGCGGACCGGCCGGGTCGAGGTCTTCTGGCCGGGCCGGCAATGGTCGAAGAGCTTCGACGCCTTCGAAGAGGGCGTGATGTCCATCGCCTACCCGCAAATGACCACGGCCCCTGCGCACTATCCGGGCGGCGCATAG
- a CDS encoding ATP-binding response regulator, translated as MTRLLVVGKTDARRSQVAGMLKEGAPASDLEFTTDGRACLQRIAELPRIDCVILVPDSEDPCWPELVTQVALTCPFMAVVYIAAPADAGIAVDVMKRGAQDYCVLTKITAEGLSRAVANAVQRTEMARRIDDQQYSLRTFAHVLVHDLRAPLRSVGGGIDMLIEDLAPEHKHTHAEVLEFIRGGAQRMERLIVSLYGLCRADAKPRQTTVDLVDIVTDLRMALNADLMEREADLLLVGDAPSVHADPVLLLQLLQNLVANGIKFNRAARPRVEITGATTPFGWRIEVADNGIGIAEEHRIQVFEPFARLHGEGEFPGSGLGLATCSRIAARHGGHLSCISQPGEGARFVLDLPRPEGEVGQTQITRPSATLKNVARALR; from the coding sequence ATGACGCGGCTTCTTGTCGTGGGCAAGACAGATGCCCGCCGGTCCCAGGTGGCCGGAATGCTGAAGGAGGGTGCGCCGGCGTCCGATCTGGAATTCACGACCGATGGGAGGGCCTGCCTCCAACGGATCGCCGAGTTGCCTCGCATCGATTGCGTGATCCTCGTCCCCGACAGCGAGGACCCGTGCTGGCCGGAACTGGTGACGCAAGTCGCGCTGACGTGCCCGTTCATGGCGGTGGTCTACATTGCCGCCCCCGCGGACGCGGGCATTGCGGTCGACGTGATGAAGCGCGGGGCGCAGGACTATTGCGTGCTGACGAAGATCACGGCGGAGGGACTGTCCCGCGCCGTGGCAAATGCCGTTCAACGCACGGAAATGGCCCGCAGGATAGACGACCAGCAATACAGCTTGAGAACCTTTGCGCATGTCCTCGTTCATGACCTGCGCGCGCCGCTGCGGTCGGTCGGCGGCGGCATCGACATGCTGATCGAGGACCTTGCACCCGAACACAAGCACACCCATGCGGAGGTTCTGGAGTTCATCCGGGGTGGCGCCCAGAGGATGGAGCGGCTGATCGTGTCGCTCTACGGATTGTGCAGGGCGGATGCGAAACCCCGGCAAACGACCGTAGACCTCGTGGACATCGTGACGGACCTGCGAATGGCGCTGAACGCGGACCTGATGGAACGGGAGGCCGACCTTCTCCTGGTCGGCGACGCGCCCAGCGTCCACGCCGATCCGGTCCTGCTGCTGCAGTTGCTTCAAAACCTCGTGGCGAATGGCATCAAATTCAATCGTGCCGCGCGTCCCCGCGTCGAAATAACCGGCGCGACAACGCCTTTCGGCTGGCGGATCGAAGTCGCGGACAACGGAATAGGCATCGCGGAAGAGCACCGGATCCAGGTTTTCGAGCCCTTCGCCCGTCTGCACGGCGAAGGCGAGTTTCCGGGCAGCGGACTGGGGCTTGCGACGTGCAGTCGTATCGCTGCGCGCCACGGCGGCCATCTGAGCTGTATCTCCCAGCCGGGGGAGGGTGCACGCTTTGTCCTCGATCTTCCGCGCCCGGAAGGGGAGGTTGGCCAAACACAGATCACGCGTCCCTCGGCGACCCTGAAAAACGTGGCCCGCGCGCTGCGCTGA
- the betC gene encoding choline-sulfatase yields MTRPNIVVIMADQLAPHFLGAYGHRSAKTPNIDALAARGMRFDAAYCNSPLCAPSRFALMSGQLISRIAAFDNACEFRASVPTFAHYLKALGYRTCLSGKMHFVGPDQKHGFQDRVTTDIYPADFAWTPDWEAPDERIDKWYHNMQTVKESGVAVATYQTDYDDEVEFAARRWLIDRGRDRAAGDQTPFCMVASFIHPHDPYVAKPEWWDLYSDDDVDMPEYSLAPEEQDPGSRRVMDGIEASYIPLTDEEVHRARRAYLANVSYFDSKVGALVKTLEDIGELDNTLLVVTADHGDMLGERGLWFKMNFFEHSARIPMIMTGPGVAKGAAPNACSLIDLLPTFIEAGGGDTSMLGEPVDGRSLMPLARGENDPVDVAIGEYCAEMTPSPVFMIRRGSLKYIHCDPDPAQLYDLSKDPMEKVNVASDPAYADAASAFAAEVAERWNSATLREDVIRTQKSRRALHAAMEAGAGEHWDYNPPRDATQEYVRNHMDWAVANNRYRFPPL; encoded by the coding sequence GTGACCCGTCCCAACATCGTCGTGATCATGGCCGATCAGCTTGCGCCGCATTTCCTTGGCGCCTACGGCCACAGGTCAGCAAAGACGCCCAATATAGATGCCCTCGCGGCACGCGGCATGCGTTTCGATGCCGCCTACTGCAATTCACCGCTGTGCGCACCGTCGCGCTTCGCCCTCATGTCCGGCCAGCTCATCAGCCGGATCGCAGCCTTCGACAACGCCTGCGAATTCCGCGCCTCCGTGCCGACCTTTGCCCATTACCTGAAGGCGCTCGGCTACCGCACCTGCCTGTCCGGCAAGATGCACTTTGTCGGTCCCGACCAGAAGCACGGCTTCCAGGATCGCGTGACCACCGACATCTACCCCGCCGACTTTGCCTGGACGCCCGATTGGGAAGCCCCCGATGAGCGCATCGACAAGTGGTATCACAACATGCAGACGGTCAAGGAAAGCGGCGTCGCCGTCGCCACTTACCAGACCGACTACGACGACGAGGTGGAGTTCGCCGCTCGCCGCTGGCTGATCGACCGTGGCCGCGACCGGGCCGCCGGGGATCAGACGCCGTTTTGCATGGTGGCCAGCTTCATCCACCCGCACGACCCCTACGTCGCCAAACCCGAATGGTGGGACCTCTATTCCGACGACGACGTCGACATGCCGGAGTACTCGCTGGCCCCGGAAGAGCAGGACCCCGGATCGCGCCGCGTGATGGACGGGATCGAGGCCAGCTACATTCCCCTCACCGATGAAGAGGTCCACCGCGCACGCCGCGCCTACCTGGCCAATGTCAGTTACTTTGACAGCAAGGTTGGCGCGCTGGTGAAGACGCTGGAAGACATCGGCGAGCTGGACAACACGCTGCTGGTCGTCACGGCAGACCACGGCGACATGCTGGGCGAGCGCGGATTGTGGTTCAAGATGAACTTCTTCGAACATTCGGCCCGCATCCCGATGATTATGACGGGACCGGGCGTGGCCAAGGGAGCCGCCCCGAACGCCTGTTCGCTGATCGACCTGCTCCCGACCTTCATCGAAGCGGGCGGAGGCGACACGTCGATGCTGGGCGAACCGGTCGACGGACGCTCCCTGATGCCGCTTGCGCGTGGGGAAAACGATCCGGTCGACGTGGCGATCGGCGAATACTGCGCCGAGATGACGCCTTCGCCGGTGTTCATGATCCGGCGCGGGTCACTGAAGTACATCCACTGCGATCCCGACCCCGCGCAGCTCTACGACCTTTCGAAGGACCCGATGGAGAAGGTGAACGTCGCTTCCGACCCGGCCTATGCCGACGCCGCATCCGCCTTTGCCGCCGAGGTGGCCGAGCGCTGGAACAGCGCGACGCTGCGGGAAGACGTGATCCGGACCCAGAAGTCCCGGCGCGCGCTGCATGCCGCAATGGAGGCAGGCGCTGGCGAGCACTGGGACTACAACCCGCCGCGCGATGCCACGCAGGAATACGTCCGCAACCATATGGACTGGGCCGTGGCCAATAACCGTTACAGGTTCCCGCCGCTCTGA